The Jaculus jaculus isolate mJacJac1 chromosome 3, mJacJac1.mat.Y.cur, whole genome shotgun sequence genome includes the window CAAtcttttgagtttttgttttacaaCTGAAGCTTGAAATACTTTGTCAAAGCTCTCAGTTCATACTACCTGAAAGCCTATGCTGGTAGTACCCAGGAAGATATCTCAAAACTGGatcgagtgtggtggcgcatgcctttaatcccagcactcgggaggcagaggaaggaggatttgctgtgagtttgaggccaccctgagtctacatagtgaattccaggtgacatCTCAAAACTAAGTTTTATGAAGGATGCTGGTTAGACTTGAGAGAGGTGAAGCAGTAGAGAGGAATTAGGAcctggatctgaattccagtcttgCAACTTTCTAATTTGTGACACTGAGTCATCTAATTTCTCTGAGTCACAGTGTGTTGGTCAGTCCTTGTTatggttaatcttgtcaacttgatgggatttagaattaccatgcAAAcacatctctgggcatgtctgtgtggGATTTTTTGGATTAGATTATTGGAGGTGGGAAGATTTACCCTAAATGTAGGCAGTACCATTACATGgtgtcctggactgtataaaaaggagggAACTAATAGGGTATAAGTGTTCATTACATTCTTGTCCtgactgtgaccagctgctttaTGTTTttgctgtcatgctttccctgcctgtACTGTAACCCCTTGAGCTGTTCATCCAAAACTCGCCCTTGCTTAAACTACTACTTGTCAGGTATTTAGTTGCAGCAACAAGTAAAGTAGCTAATACAGTGCCCCTGAGTCTCTCTTTGCAGGATTAGTTCTAGGATGGAGTGAAATAATATAACTATAGAACATAGTGCCTTACACTGTGACTAAATTTGTTATGCCAGCTGTCTTTAAAAGTCTCTCTTGTGGAAAGTGGTTTATCTGCATCAAAGGTCATAGTTAGGATGGAGGGGAAGAAGTTATATGAGGGTAGACAGGAGTCCAGTGAAACAAAAATTAACCCTTCAAAAACCGCAGTGGTATGCTTCGTAAGATAGGTTTTTAATCAGGAAGTACCCTGTGAGAGATTCAGTGAGTGATCATTTATGAAGTTTACTatagagaagttttttttttgtttgttttgttttttaaagcaggttctcactctagtccaggcttacttggaacttACTCcatgctggcctctaactcacggctgTCCTCCTATGagctctgccttctaagtgctgagattaaaggtgtacacaatCTTGCCCAGCTTAGAGATTTTGATTTGTTTGGGAGTTTGGAGGATAGGAAACCCCTGACCattcaataattttatatttcagtAATTCCCTTTGGTTGGATTCAAGAcctattctttgaatttttttaaacttttatttacttattacagagagagaagcagagagagggagggagggaaggaaggagggaaaggcagatagagaatgggcacgccagctgctgcaaacgaactccaggtgcatgtgccaccttgggcatctggcttacctgggtcctgggaattgaacctaggccctttggctttgtaggcaagcaccttaacaactcaGCAATATCTCTAGTCCCAAGACCTATCCTTTTGACTACCCACAAATAAAGAATTCATAGTGCCCGAAGTCCTTGGTTAATGAtaagtaatgaaaaaaattaaactttgaaGGGAAAATCAATTAGTTAAAGATCTACAGTTAAGTCAGTACGGTGAAAGTTAGGTACTTGGAACAAGTATAACAGGACCACTGCAGCTTTCTCATGGCTGCTTTGGATATGTGGGCACTGGTGTGTTGGGGACAGGAATGGTTAGAGCTTCAAGTTCATGAGACAGTGCTCTTTGGCTGGAATCTCGGTTTTTCGTGTCCTCACTCCCACAGGTGGCTGAGTTTGTGGATGAGCGTCCAGAAGAGGTGAAGCAGATGGAAGCCTTTCGCTCTAGTGCCAAATGGAAGCTTCTGGGAGGTGAGTTTCAACAAGAGATAAAGGTAAATTTCCCACTTATAGGGtagacctttttgttttgtttctgttctaTACTTTTAAAGGGCTGCATAGTTTGTTTCACTGTCATTGATCTGAAAAATACAGTGGGAAAAAGAATTCAGGACTCCTTCAGAAATAGTAGTATGTGGGTATTAGAGACCACACATCCCTGTTGCTCCTCCTGGTGTTCAGGTTATTGGAGTCAGAACATGACTCAGGAGCCTTGCAGATATGCTTCTCTCTGGCTCAGGATTAAAGAACACTTGATCAGTGGAGGATAATGGGAGGAGTATGTGAGAACAGGAAAAGAgattggagaatttttttttttttttttttacctctttcCTTTTTTAGATTGAAAGGACTCATGTTGAGGTCAGGGTCCAATGTTTTGTCTTTTCAATTTGTGAGTAGGTTTCTctatttttccttaaatattgGCACTTCACAGTGCAGATTCATCTATTTGGTTACTCTGGGGCTGTTTCCTATGTTAGTAATttaagtggtaaagaaaaaattgaGGGGTGGATTGGGGAGACAGTTTAGTCATTAACATACcaaccttgcaagcatgaggatctaagtttgatccccagaatctgTGTAAAAAAGTTGAGCATGTAATacaagtgctggggaggtggaaacagaaagatccctgggacttgctggctagcccaCTTGGTAAGTTCCAAACCAGTGagggaccctgtttcaaaaaagataGATAgggcccagggagatggctcagtggttcaaggtgcttgcttgcaaagcctgccagtccaggttcgcttgcccagcacccatgtaaaaccagatgcacaaagtggcacatgtgtctgtagttcttttgcagaggcctggtgcccattctcttcctcaccccactttctgtttgcaaatggttactttttttttttttaccaaggtagggtctcactctagcccaggctgacctggaattcactatgtagtctcgaggtggccttgaactcatggtgatcctcctacctctgcctcccgagtgctgggattaaaggcatgtgccaccacgcctggctcttgcaaataattaattttttaaaaagtgggcagTGCATGAGACACTACATCTGAGGTCTTCTAGTTGCTGTAGGTTTGTTCCTGAAAAAGTGTGTGTATCCACACAGATAGTGCATACATGCAAAAACAATACAATTTGTTTGTCACATCTGGTTGTgtgaagaccttttttttttttggtttaagagaaaagctttattttggttcATTGCTAATAGTATTTGACTCCTGCACCCTACTACTGTTCACTGATAAATCATCCCCTGGGGCATAGCAGTcattcccccttttctttttatttatttatttttttaaaaaattttattagcattttccatgattataaaaaaaatatcccatggtaattccctccccccctacattttcccctttgaaattccattctccatcatattacctccccatcacaatcattctacttacatatatacattcccCCTTTTCTTAGGACTAATGGGGTGCCCTGCTTACTAAGGAACATGGACTAGAGACATACAAACCTGGTCCTAGCAGTAATATAACCAGTGGAAATAAGCTGGCTTCCCTTCTACCCCTTTTGTAAACAAGGGTCTTGCTgctattgcttctttttttttttttctttttttttggtttttggtttttcaaggtagagtttcactctagcccagtctgacctggattccaccatgtctcagggtggccttgaactcatggctatcctcctacctctgcctcctgagttctgggaataaaggtgtgcaccaccatgcccagcctttcttATCTTTTGAGACAAGCTTTCGTGCAGTTCAGGTTGGACTTAACTTGTAGCAGTCCTCCTGCTTGAGGTTCCTAagcgctgagattacaggagtgtgctaTCATGCTGTACAGTTaggttttgcttcttttttttttttaatttttatttatttatttattgagagcgacagacacagagagaaagacagatagagggagagagagagaaagggcgtgccagggcttccagcctctgcaaacgaactccagacgcgtgcgcccccttgtgcatctggctaacgtgggacctggggaaccgagcctcgaaccggggtccttaggcttcacaggcaagcacttaaccgctaagccatctctccagcctgtttttgtttcttgatagTTGCTTAACTCCAGTTTATTCCTGATGCATACTCATTTTTCATATATGAAGGATGAAagaattaccttttttttttttgaggtagggtttcactgtaacccaggctgacctggaattcactatggagtctcaggatgttTTTCTGTGGTCTTTTTGTTACCATTAAGTTATTTGTCCTACAGCTGTagagagtaaaaacaaaacattgtaaaaatgtcagttaggggctagagagatgacttagcagttaaggcgtttgcctgcaaagccaaaggacccagtttcagttccccctgacccatgtaagccagatgcacaaagtggcacatgcgtctggagttcatttgtagtggctgaagcccctggtatacccattctctctctctctacctctttctctcaaataaaataaatatattatatgtatatacaatttttttttttttttttttgagtaggatctcgctctagtccaggctgacctggaattcactgtgtagtttcagggttgcctcaaactcataatgatccacctacctctgcctctctgagtgctggtattaaaggagtacatctccatgcctggcttctccctACCCTATTTTGTTACTAGAaatatccacactgatttctacccTTCCTCCttgtttaataaatatatatatacatacatatatatatacatacatacatacatacatacatatatatatatatatatatatatatatatatatatatatattttttttttttttttttttttttttggtatggggGGAAAGGGCTCACCAGaactgccagccactgcaaatgaactccgggtgcatgcaccaccttgtgcatctggcttacagcttacatgggtcctggagaatcaaacctggttcctttgactttccaggcaagcaccttaaccattaagccatctctccagcccatacccttCCTCCTTTTTATGAATGTCATGAAATTTATCAACTTCATGGATGCAGGTTCCCCATTGACATCAGTACTTTTGGAAAGGATTCCTATCAGGTAGCCCGTGAAGTgcaggattttatttttacttatttatttatttttgtatttgggCCATGGAGCTTGATGGCAAGAaatagagggagaagaggaactggaattttaaaatgttctagttgctgggctggagagatggcttagcagtcaaggcacttacctgtgaagccaaaggacccaagtctgattccccaggacccacataggccatatgcacaaagtggcacatgcatctggagttcatttgcagcagctaaaggccctaatgtacccattatttctgcctctctctctcgtaaataaataaataaaatatataaaatggtcCAGTTGctgtaaatattttatactatttATGCCTTTGTGTCTGACATGTTTTTCCCTTAACAACATATGGACTCTGGAGTCATGCAGATCTGGTTGTAGATATTTACTTTACCACATATTAGCTGTATGACTGCTAGATTGTTTAATCTGAGTATCAGCTCTATATCTATGAAATGGGAATAATATTTTTTTACTAGACTTGTGAGAATTATGTAATTTGTATCAGTACTACATGTTAACTGACTGGGCAGTTAGAGCTCTTTGAGTTACGTAATCACTATAAAACATTGGTACATAATAGGTAAATAGGTAATCAGTAAAATGTttgattctttccttttttggttttttttcaagataggatctcactctagctcaggatgacctggattttactctgtagttctaggctaactttgaattcatggtgatctttcttcttttgcctcttgagtgctgggtttaaaggcatatgtcaccatgcccagctgattgattttttttttttccccttgtgatTTCcctactcttttttgtttgtttgtttgtttggttggttttctgagaaagggtctcatgctagctcaggctgatttggagttcactatgtagtctcagggtgggcttgaacttatggcaatcctcctacctctgccttccaaatttttgctggaattaaaggcatgtgccaccatgcccggcctccctactcttttaataaatatttatttatttgcaagcagagaaaaggaagagagagaaagaatggatacattgctttttgccactgtaaatgaactctaaacacatgtgctgctttgtgcatatggctttatgtggatactggggaattaatcccAGGATGGCAAGATTTCTAGctattgcagttactttcttgttgctgtcagaaagcacccaacccaaagcagctggaaatagtttgttttggcttacagatttgagggcaaactccatgatggcaggggaaaatgtggcatgaacagaggctggatatTTCCTCctgaccaatatcaggtggacagcagcagcaggagagtgtgccaaatactgtcaagggaagctggctgtaacacccataagcctgctcccagcaacacaccttctccagtaaggatccaattcccaaattgccaccagctgaggacctagtattcagaatacatgGGTTTATGGGAGAtacttaattcaaaccaccaaaccaactaagtgcctttaagcactgagccaatTTCCCCACCTTTAACAAGGAGCATGATGACAtggattaaatatttaataaatgtcaTTTTGATGTGTACAGGTCTCAATGATAGTTTGTCTTTTGAAAGAAGAATGAGCAAAACTGTAAAGTATCAGTAGAAGCTAATAGGTAGACTATAAATGAGGCTTGGGGGAAAAATTGGACTGGGAATTAAAACACCAGGGTTATGGCCTGTCTTCTTGTATTATTAACTGTGACCTTAGAAAAGAAATTACTTAGTTCTTCAGAACCTTTGTTTTCATATCTGTAAAACAAAGTTACCTACCCTGATTACATTGCAGGCTATACTATGAAAAAGGTGCTTAAAATGTTTTGTACATTGGGAACTTGGTAGGCATATACGAGGAGTTATACTCAATCTGTGAGTGCTAGTTTACTGCCCCTAAATAAGAGCGCCAGGCAGATGTTTGGACtttctgagtagctgagacctggaatttactttgtagtctcaggcaggcctcaaactcactcattgcatctttctcttgcctctgtctcctgaatgctgggattaaaggtgtgtgccaccacatctggcaatgtGGTATCTTTTGAAACTAAGTAAAGGGTGAACAGAGCACTTAATGGGATCTGactgtttgcttttgtgtttagGTCACAGTCAAGACCTATCTTCACATAGACAGTTCCATCATGATGACCCAAGTCTATCTCCTCCCATGAGGGTTCACCACAATACACCAGATCCATCTCCCAGGAGGGTTCGTAATGATTCCCCAAGTCCATCTCCTCCCAGGAGGGATCATCATGATTCCCCAGATCCGTCTCCATCCAGGAGGGCCCATCATGATACTTCAGATCCTTCTCCTCCCAGGAGGGTCCGTCATGATTCCCCAGATTCGTCTCCTCCCAGGAGGGTCCGTCATGATTCCCCAGATTCGTCTCCTCCCAGGAGGGTCCGTCATGATACACCAAATTCGTCTCCTCCCAGGAGGATCCGTCATGATACCCCAGATTCATCTCCTCCCAGGAAGGCCTGTCATGATGCCCCAGATTCGTCTCCTCCCAGGAGGGCCCGTCATGATGCCCCAGATTCATCTCCTCCCAGGAGGGCCCGTCATGATGCCCCAGATTCGTCTTCTCCCAGGAGGGTCCGTCAAGATACTCCAGCTCCATCTTCCCCTAGGAAGTTTCGTCAAGATATGCCAGATCCGTCCCCTCCCAGGAGGGTCCGCCATGACTCATCAGATGCCTCACCCCCAAGGAGAGTCCATCAAATTTCTCCAGATCCTTCTTCCCCAAGGAAGTCTCATCGTAATTCTTCAGGTGTATCTCATAGGAGAGTTCATCATGGTTCCACAGGTGTCTCTTCCCCCAGAAGGGCCCGTCACCGCTCCCCTGACACATCCCAACACAGGAGGACTCTTGTCTCTTCAAACACACAGCATCTCAGGAAGGCCCATCGTGACTCCCCTGATTTGCCACCTAATGTTGCTAATTCCCTGTCCAGAACCAAAAGTAGTAAAGCCCCAGAAAGGTCCTTTAGCAAAACTTCACACCAGAAGGGTCCAGAACCCTCTCACCCATCCCTCTTAAAGAGTATCAAATGTGAGTATGACTCGGACCTTTCTCCTCCACGGAAAAAGCAAGCGAAATCACAATTTGGAGGTAAGCAGTGGCTTGATTATAAAGGGGAGTGTGTGGTTGCATGAGGGAGGAGCTTAACCCCAGGGAATGTGAGAGTGTTTCTTTGATAAAAAGAAAGGCTGGGCTTAGGAGAGTTGAAAGATTACAGAGGTTGAGggaaattttttatgtattttacttaTTCTTTCTACTCCACATCAATGTGCTTACTGCCTTTTTGTTGCAGAAACTGTAGAATGTACAGAAACACACAAACCAATAACATGACACACATTTCTGTCATTCAGAGGCCATCATTAGTATTGTAGCCAATGCCCTTTGAGTCCTTTTTGGTGTGCACATTTTGTGTAGCTGTGCAGAACATAACTGTTGCATGTGTAATTTTGTCTGCTGTCTGTACTGAACAGAATTTTCATCTCTGTGTTCATAGAATTTTTATGTATTATACTACAGCCATTTCCCTAATATTGCATGCTTTTGGTTATTTCTAACTTTGCTCGTACAGTTGTGTGGTGATCATCCATGTACACACACTCTGGCACTCCTGtgattatctctctgtctgcttctgatCTCCTGGAAACTTGATTCCATCTAGACAGGTTTCCTAGGAAGTTGAGCAGTGTATTTAGTAGGTCAGAAGGTCTGAGTGCTTTTAAAATTGTTGGTTCACATCTTAGCTTGCCTTTTAGAAGGTGAATTATAATGTTGTCATCTAGAATAGGCCTATTGAGTAAAAGTTTTTACTCTCATCTTTTTTTATCCCTAggtacttctattttttttttttttttaatgagacagagaatgaattggtgtgccagggcctctaaccactgcaaccaaactctagaagtgtgccatcttgtgtgcatgcatgaccttgtgcgcatgtgttaccttgtgcctctggcttatgtgcattcttgggagttgaatctgggtccttaggcttcacaggcaagccagtgccttaactgctaagccatctctccagcccagctttaattttaattttaatttatttatctttaaacttttatttatttgagagagaatgggcacatcagggccttcagccactgcaaacaaagaccagacacatgtgacaccttatgcatctgactaatgtgggtcctggggaatcgaacctgggtatttggctttgcaggcaagtactttaactgctaagccaactctccagcccagctttaatttttaaaatgaaaatactttgttATTCTTTAGTGTAAGGACATCACCATGTTCTAGGTCTTTGTGACTTTTGTAATCCCACAGAGGACTCACCCTCAAGTTGTTTTGCCCATTTTCTTGGGCAGAGTGGTAGGGGTAACTGGAGTAAAGATAGTATGTTGAGAGCTCAGATAATCATCGCAGAAGCTAGAGGCTGGTTATGAGAGGATAGAAGCCCAGTCCATATCCTGCCTTGTGATTTAGAAAGTTGCCTTTGATTTGAGTCTTCTCCCATGTCATCTATACTTGTGTTTTGGTTAGGGATAATTCTTCTTAGGACTAAATAAGTATTGTACCTTAGCTTggtaagttcttttttttaaggttctttcaAGGGAATTAATTCATCCTTCCTGCCTCTCCTGATGTTAGAAGCCAAAACAAGGGCCTcagaacatgctaggcaagcaccctacacCAGGCCACAGAGCTTTGCCACAACATTAATCTAGACGTTTCTTCTAGTCCTAGGAAATCTCATATAAACTCTTCATCTCAGGAACATCAGAGTCACTTTGAACCCTTTTTCCTACCCAGGTGTTGGCCCTAAAACCTCAGATTCAGATCTTTCTCCTCCACGGCAAAGACAAAATCTAGGACCCCAAGGTTCTGATTCGGATCTATCTCCTCCACGGAATAGACAGAGATGCCAGGGTTCTGATTCTGATCTCTCTCCaccaaggaggaaaaggaggagcaaGTCATCTGATTCTGACCTGTCTCCACCTCGGAGGAGTCCGCCTCCTAGGAAGAAGGTAGGGATTTTCAGGAGCTGTGTTCTCTCTTAAAGTGAGCCCACAGAGGATCAAGCCAGAAGATTAAGAGGCAGTACAGTAAATCTGAATTGAAAGGAGTTCTGgagcttttttctctctccaaagaTAATACTGGCTATTATTCTGCCAAGATGACTTATAAGCACAAGTTGAGTATCCCTTAGCTAAAAGTGTTctaggccaggtatggtagtgcatgcctttaactctaGCACCAGGGAgggtgaggtagaaggatcactgtgagtttgaggcctgcctgggctagattCTAATGAGGCCTTGtgtcaacacccccccccaaaataaatgagtaaataaatagaattgttTTAGATTTCAGAATTTTTCATATATTGGATTATTTGCATTGACTTGATGAGGTAAGCATCTCTAATCTGAATCTCAGAAAGTGAAATACTCTAAAATATGAAACTTTGGGGGTTGCTATTTTGATACAAAATGGAgattagtagaaaattttcttgTGGTCATATCTTCTATTGTATTTATTATATGGCCATAATGATATGCTCAAAAAGGTTTGGGTTTCAAGTTTTTGAATTAGAGGTGCTCAGCCTGTATCAGATTTCCCAGGAAGTTTCTGCCTTTTATAGCCTTGTAATTCCACAAATCTTCTTTTAATATCTCCACAatttgttctgtttcttttttgttgttgctctgaGACATGGTTTCacatagcccaagctgtcctcaaacttactTGAAAATCTACCTTGAAtgcctgattctcctgtctccacctctcaagtgctgggagtacagtcATGCACAGCTACACCCAGAAAATTTCCTCTTTTCATAGACTAAATTGTAGCATTTAGTTTGTggtcttccttaaaaaaatacatacatacatacacatgtatatgtatatgagtgtgtgtgtaaatatatgtatatgtatgtgtgtgtgtatacacacacacacacatttctttgaGAGGACAGAGtgtgaagaggaggaaagagagaatgggtgtgccagggcctcctgccactgaaaactaactatagatgtgtgcaccactctgtgtgtctggctttgcatgggtattggggaattgaacctgggccttcaggcattgcaagcaagtgtctttaaccactgagccatctctccaatcctaggCTTGTAGTTTGCAGAGTGGAATCGATAGCATGAATCTTGTGTGAAACTAATTACAGTTTTGAATACTTCTTTTGGTATTTAATATCTATGAGATTTGGACAAGATAAACCTTAGCTTCCATAAAATGCAATTGTATTTTTTCCATGTTGTGAATTCTATGTCCAATAGTGAGAATATCAAGCTAGAGTTTTGGTCTGGTCATTGCTGATTATCAAACAAAAATagaactgtggggctggagagattgattgctcagtggttaagatgtttgcccataaagcctaatgacctagttcgattcttcagtacccacataaagccatatgcacaaagtggtgcatgcatcgagtttgcaatagctagaggctctggtgcacccattctcattcttactctctctgctgggtgtggtggcacatgcctttaatcccagcacttgggaggccaaggtagaggATAGatgtgagttgcaggccagcttgagactacatagtgaattcctctagattagcatgggctagagcgagattctgccttgaaaaaatcaagcaaaaaaacccccaaaactgTGAAGCTGGCTGCTATCGTGTGTCATTGGTATTggatgtttcctttttcattgcaCAGGCTGCACATATGTATTCTGGGGCTAAAACTGGCCTGGTAACTGACGTACAGCGAGAGCAGCAGGAACACAGGAATCAGGACCAAGAAACGATGGCATTGGGAGGTGAGCATGCAAAAGGGTAGAGGCTAGCTTAGGCTTATGTAGCTTCTTTTCTTATtactccttttaaaattttattttat containing:
- the Bud13 gene encoding BUD13 homolog, which produces MAAAPLLSKAEYLKRYLSRADAGVDGGLESGRKRRKKRPKPSGGGGKGMRIVDDDVSWATISTSKPEKEEEEDGDLPVVAEFVDERPEEVKQMEAFRSSAKWKLLGGHSQDLSSHRQFHHDDPSLSPPMRVHHNTPDPSPRRVRNDSPSPSPPRRDHHDSPDPSPSRRAHHDTSDPSPPRRVRHDSPDSSPPRRVRHDSPDSSPPRRVRHDTPNSSPPRRIRHDTPDSSPPRKACHDAPDSSPPRRARHDAPDSSPPRRARHDAPDSSSPRRVRQDTPAPSSPRKFRQDMPDPSPPRRVRHDSSDASPPRRVHQISPDPSSPRKSHRNSSGVSHRRVHHGSTGVSSPRRARHRSPDTSQHRRTLVSSNTQHLRKAHRDSPDLPPNVANSLSRTKSSKAPERSFSKTSHQKGPEPSHPSLLKSIKCEYDSDLSPPRKKQAKSQFGGVGPKTSDSDLSPPRQRQNLGPQGSDSDLSPPRNRQRCQGSDSDLSPPRRKRRSKSSDSDLSPPRRSPPPRKKAAHMYSGAKTGLVTDVQREQQEHRNQDQETMALGAQFQFAETVFRDKSGRKRNLKMERLEQRRKAEKDSERDELYAQWGKGLAQSRQQQQNVEDAIKEMQKPLARYIDDEDLDRMLREQEREGDPMANLIKKNKAKENKNKKARPRYNGPAPPPNRFNIWPGYRWDGVDRSNGFEQKRFARLASKKAVEELAYKWSVEDM